In the genome of Sander lucioperca isolate FBNREF2018 chromosome 18, SLUC_FBN_1.2, whole genome shotgun sequence, the window GTCTCTGCAGTTTAGTGGCTGTGATCATGCACAACAGCTTTTATGTCGGCTCAGGCCTCCTTTGCTGCCTCTCTGTCGATCGTTACCTAGCAGTGGTGTATCCTCTCCACTTTCACTGGGTCCGAGAGGTGCAGACTGCAGCAGTTGTGAGTATTGCTGTTTGGACTTTGGAGATTGCCATCCACATCATCTTGCTTGACCACAAGGGGGTGCTGCAAGCTTTCTCCTCAAGAAACTTGTGTGAGGAGCGAATACCCATGACACAAGAAGATGCCAACATCGCCCTTACACGAGTCACCCTGGGTTTCTTGGTCCCTGTCTTCATCATGACCTTTTGTTTTCAGCAGATCATGTGGTCACTGCGACAGAGCAACTCCATCCAGACAGAGGAGCGCAGAAAAGTGGGACTGCTGCTGTTTTTCCTTATTCTAACATACATAGTGGCCTTTATGCCCTATCAGACTGTCATGCTTCTCAGGGCCATACTGGAGCCCAGGGCCTGCGTCTGGGCCATAAAGCTCAGAGATCTATACCTGGTCACAGTTGCCACGACTACCATAAACAGTACAGCGGATCCTATAATATACTGTTTAACCACTGAGACTGCTCAGAAAGAGATTAGGAAAGCTTTAGAGAAATTTTGGGGAGTTTTTGTGAGGAAGAAATGGTCAGAGAGCTCTTATGGAATTCAGTCTGTTTCCTAACAACACAATTATCTATTTGTTCCATTTTAATTAGCAAATCAAATGgaaaacaaattattatttgGGACTGTGTATTTTAGGAGGTAATACTAAAGGTGGAAACTAAGTGTTCACATACTGATACCGTTTTACTGACAATTTTATGTTAATGCTATGGCATAATTTTCTCTGGggaaatattttttaaactttattttttttgtattgaacAAATCATCTCTTTTATTGTTGAAATGTACAATGGTTGTGAACAAGATCACATTTACATGTATTTCTTAATCgatttgataattgattattcAAGTTGAGCAATAGTAATATAAAATAGCCTCCTCTGGATTGTCATATCTGTTGCCTTATTTCATTAAAGGATAGTTTAGTTAAAGATTCAAGTCTTTCTTACTGCAGTACTTGGATGCCCAAATGTACAATGATAATTCGCTCTTTGTGCTTCCACGGACAGTGTATGTTTGCTGAGCCACAACAGATGGATAGTATCACATCAAACAGGAAGATTGGTACTACTTTGGAAGATCCCTTTTTTATTTGTCTAACTTTGCTGAAGCCTCACATTAACTTTGGCTGAActtttgaatttatttttacCCAGAACGAGGAGTGTGTATTTTTTCCCTGTCACTTACATTGAAATTACTTTAAGAAGGGGTCTCTTTGTGGCCAGCATGGGTAAGCGGAATGGTTACAGCAActaataatgtttttaatgtacATATAGACATGTGAGTATTGTTTTTAAGACagactatacagtatatatatatatatatactgtatagtctgtatagtacatatatatatatatatatatatatgtacctATCCTTTAGGAGCACGTAGACTCAGCCATAACAAGATAGCAACGCCATGGAAAGAATTATGTTCAAACAGATGTGTATTCCTTTATCAGACAATAATCAGCATCACCTTAATTTAGTCCATATCTATATTGACACACCAAACATAAAGACAAGCAACGTCATAGACTTAGTACCTAAATTAAATCTGCCATGTGGTCCTCCAACCCCGGTAGTTTGTTCTGTCATGGCCTATCTCCCAGTAAATGATATTCGGTAGTCAGGGCCGACAATGCGACAGCTGCTGACTCTTCCTGTTTCTTTAAGCTGACTGACTGAGCAGTGGAAGACAAGACAACTGGATGtatccattcattcatccatccattttgataataatacattttatgaacAAAATTTGGAGCAAAAACACAACTGAATAAAGAGTAAGTAGACCTTAATATGAGTTGAATTGAGTACTGTAAATGTATGTTTATGGTAGACACTTTGAGACTTAAAAGGACCATACAATAGGTTGGTTATTCTTTAGTGCATTAAGTAGTGTGTTACTAGTGTACTAATAGGCCCATACTAAATTATTGCTAAAGGCTCCAAAGCATTAAAGCAAAGCAAGTTTTTAGACTGATGTTCTAATTTCCAGGAGGCCATTAGTTTCGATTAATTTGAGAAAAGTGTAAAGAATTACATTTAGACTTGAAACTTGCTTTATaacaataatacatttatatagcactttttaaaacaGGTGTTAGAAAGTGCTTCACAAGACAATGCAATGATAGCCCATCACAGATAACATCTGATCaacaattgttaaaaaaaaaaaaaattcatcagAGATTTTGAAAGTGGCTACACAAGTTGTGAATGAAATGTCTTAGGCAGATCACTTTCAGTAGTCTGACAATAGAAAATAAAGCAGATTAAAGTTACTACACCCTGAAAGATGATAATCCTAATATACTGAAATGTGCTAAAACCAAAAGTTTCCTGGAAGATGGAAACAAATCTCAAGACTTCTGAGAAAATGTTCAACAGTAGGGTAAAGCAATTTGTCATTACTTTGCTAAAATAGAGCAAAACGTCTTGCGTAGCGTAGTACTTTAAAGGGTTTCTCCAGCAATTTAGAATTTTACTTCAATAAAGTTGGGGCTCTCACATGACACATTGTGTGTTATTTAATgtcaaaatcaaagcagcagaggctgaggtatcctgacttttagtctcAAGCATGTGTCAAGCCCCCATACACAGAATCCTACATATCCCATGATGCAACTCAATAGCATCTTTTAGTAGattctctctgacttctaaatgCCCATGGCTTTCGAACTCCACGCCTCTAGTTCATAATACAGGCTTTCAAGTcgagataaccctgatgacatcaggGTTCAATTTTCAGACTTTAGAAAGCTCCCAACAATGCCATAGAATGTATTATttaactgttttcacaggctgaaTAGTACTCTCTGATGAATAAACTGAATTCATATACATTGTGTTATTCCTTACTTATTTCCTTCCTTGTTTCTCTACAAGGTGTGTGCATTCAAACGTCacatctgcaatggaaaatttaaCCCTGGCCGCAAATCATTCAGAATGTTACTCGGTTGACAGCGCATCCAGGAGAAGgccttttctgtttttctacCTGGCTATCATCATCACTGCCATCCCGTCCAACATCTTCTCCCTCTATGTGTCCTGGCAGCATATTAGACAGAAGAACGAGCTTGGTGTGTATCTATTCAATCTGGCCCTGAGTGACCTGATCTTTACTATCGGCCTTTCTCTGTGGCTGGACTTCCTGTGGAATGGAGTTTGGGCCCATGGGGGCTATGTTTGCGTGCTATCTGTCTACTCTCTCTTCACTAACTTTTACACCAGCGATGCTCTCCTCTGCTGCATCGCTATTGACCGCTACCTGGCAGTGGTTCATCCATTAAAGTACACTTTCTTGAGGAAGGTTAGCACTGCAACT includes:
- the LOC116057662 gene encoding psychosine receptor-like, whose amino-acid sequence is MLMRNGNSTAVYLINLSISDLLYTISLPVWIELALQRPLGGLCSLVAVIMHNSFYVGSGLLCCLSVDRYLAVVYPLHFHWVREVQTAAVVSIAVWTLEIAIHIILLDHKGVLQAFSSRNLCEERIPMTQEDANIALTRVTLGFLVPVFIMTFCFQQIMWSLRQSNSIQTEERRKVGLLLFFLILTYIVAFMPYQTVMLLRAILEPRACVWAIKLRDLYLVTVATTTINSTADPIIYCLTTETAQKEIRKALEKFWGVFVRKKWCVHSNVTSAMENLTLAANHSECYSVDSASRRRPFLFFYLAIIITAIPSNIFSLYVSWQHIRQKNELGVYLFNLALSDLIFTIGLSLWLDFLWNGVWAHGGYVCVLSVYSLFTNFYTSDALLCCIAIDRYLAVVHPLKYTFLRKVSTATAVSVVIWVLVVCFNATTISWEDSYSENNEFSLCFDTFIPLSENLARANVARFILGFIVPVLLLVFSTWRICVAVKSNQATEEQERRRISKLLTVILLSLLFCFGPTHVMMLLRIVVNDCWTNAWLLYIYKISIAISSLNCLADPLLYCFITKMGKANVKQVVLFIRCRLNKVGTIK